A stretch of the Acyrthosiphon pisum isolate AL4f chromosome A2, pea_aphid_22Mar2018_4r6ur, whole genome shotgun sequence genome encodes the following:
- the LOC100572574 gene encoding uncharacterized protein LOC100572574 has product MEFKITKYLPRFKEELPPINRPARSTSSNIIKNPKTSIEPTELLNKIDPLILVAQYERDINRMKMNHNQMLEELYKELEILRSKNRDLLDELIIMNGGNYCCKHLENLSYDILKSNASDNQKQLSDILNNAKIHQISTEDIKNDKNYNYKKELPELITVGNKFISKDIENKSNLLLQEQLYKSNKLIDALRQENIQQKAELNSLNSLLNKGLKMTGVGLDNGLIRKNLNSGKRFLSSFSHPTISYMDIMSSEESLQPISRNE; this is encoded by the exons atggaatttaaaataactaaatacttaCCAAGATTTAAAGAAGAATTACCACCAATCAATAGGCCAGCTCGTTCAACTAGCAGTAATATAATTAAg aacccTAAAACTTCAATTGAACCAacagaattattaaataaaattgatccATTGATATTGGTTGCTCAGTATGAAAGAGATATCAATCGAATGAAAATGAATCACAACCAAATGTTAGAGGAACTTTATAAAGAATTAGAAATATTAAGATCCAAGAATCGAg acCTTTTAGATGAACTGATTATAATGAATGGTGGAAACTATTGTTGCAAGCATTTAGAAAATTTgagttatgatattttaaaatctaatgcaagtgataatcaaaaacaattgaGTGATATATTAAACAATGCTAAAATTCATCAGATATCTACCgaagatattaaaaatgataaaaattacaa cTATAAAAAAGAACTGCCAGAGTTAATAACTGTAGGGAATAAGTTCATAAGTaaagatattgaaaataaatcaaatttacttttacaagaacaattatataaaagcaATAAACTAATTGATGCACTTCGACAagaaaatattcaacaaaaggCGGAG ctaaattcattaaattcattattaaataaggGATTGAAAATGACTGGTGTTGGATTGGATAATGGCCTGATCAGAAAAAACTTGAATTCTGGCAAAAGATTTCTATCTTCGTTTTCTCATCCTACTATTTCTTACATGGATATTATGAGTTcaga GGAAAGCTTACAGCCAATCTCTAGGaatgaataa
- the LOC100167926 gene encoding probable ATP-dependent DNA helicase HFM1 yields the protein MIQNTTNINHNCVYIQDKSVVVSSPTGSGKTVIFELAIIRFLEMLVAPIKALCSERYEDWKNKFTVHGLKCIEITGDSEVRDYVSLITDYQLIITTPEKWDSLTKKCQEFKYQMYMVKLFLIDEVHLINDGIRGATLETIVSRIKLIPKIPKINDFTLRFVAVSATVTNIEDIAKWLTNDQNDSAHYLKSTEDERPVKLQKIVLGYNYKTSSFKFDFDLTYKLKPLIRQYSNGRPTLIFCSTRKSVEFTCSVLVKDITISLSDDKQRCINEFSKEINNKKIKEMLKFGIGFHHAGMSIKERSVVENLFCNGCLNILIATSTLAMGVNLPAHLVIIKSTEYYSFNGYKEYNECQILQMVGRAGRPQFDSTATAIIMTKTSMKV from the exons ATGATACAGAATACGACTAATATCAATcataattgtgtttatattcAAGATAAGTCAGTCGTTGTGTCTTCACCAACTGGATCCGGAAAAAcagttatttttgaattagCTATAATACGTTTTTTAGAAATGCTCG TGGCTCCAATAAAAGCATTGTGTTCAGAACGTTATGAAGATTGGAAGAATAAATTTACAGTTCATGGacttaaatgtattgaaataactGGGGATTCAGAAGTTCGCgattatgtatctttaataacTGATTATCAGTTGATAATAACTACTCCTGAAAAATGGGATTCATTGACGAAAAAATGTCAAGAATTTAAGTATCAAATGTACATGGTCAAACTTTTTTTGATCGATGAG GTTCATTTAATAAACGATGGGATTCGTGGTGCTACATTAGAAACAATTGTCAGTCGCATAAAACTAATcccaaaaatt ccaaaaataaatgattttacattACGTTTTGTTGCTGTATCTGCTACAGTGACAAATATTGAAGATATTGCTAAATGGTTAACTAATGATCAAAATGATTCTGCCCATTACttgaa AAGTACTGAAGACGAAAGACCggtgaaattacaaaaaattgtgtTAGGTTATAACTATAAGACAAGTAGTTTCAAATTTGACTTTGATCTTACCTATAAACTTAAACCTTTAATAAGACAGTATTCAAATGGGCGACCGACCTTA atattttgttctACAAGGAAAAGTGTAGAATTCACTTGTAGTGTTTTAGTGAAAGACATTACAATTTCATTATCTGATGACAAACAACGTTGTATCAACGAATTTTCAAAGGAAATTAATAACAAGAAAAttaaag aaatgCTTAAATTCGGCATTGGCTTTCACCACGCTGGCATGTCTATCAAAGAAAGAAGTGTAGtagaaaatttgttttgtaatggATGCCTAAACATACTTATCGCTACTAGTACTTTAG CAATGGGTGTTAATTTACCAGcacatttagttattataaaatctactGAATATTATTCCTTTAATGGCTATAAAGAATATAATGAATGTCAAATATTACAAATGGTCGGGAGAGCTGGAAGACCTCAATTTGATAGTACTGCTACTGCTATCATTATGACGAAAACATCAATGAAGGtatga
- the LOC100160381 gene encoding cuticle protein precursor (The RefSeq protein has 1 substitution compared to this genomic sequence) — protein sequence MMLVKEGLFCFILFTWILLIQGRPQGDSMTKTSEKLEPYEYQYKVEDKPSGNYYGQNEVGKDTGRIEGSYFVYLPDGRLMTVTYYVDRESGFVPKITFQDNASPFGNTESNSIQRR from the exons atgatgttGGTAAAAGAAGGATTATTCTGTTTCATTTTATTCACATGGATATTGCTGATCCAAGGTCGTCCTCAAGGGGACTCCATGACTAAAACTTCAGAAAAACTAGAGCCA tacGAATACCAATACAAAGTGGAAGATAAACCAAGTGGAAATTACTATGGACAAAACGAAGTTGGCAAGGATACAGGTCGCATAGAAGGATCGTACTTTGTATATCTTCCGGATGGTAGACTCATGACGGTCACATACTACGTTGATGGAGAAAGTGGTTTTGTACCAAAAATCACCTTCCAAGATAATGCTAGCCCATTTGGCAATACTGAATCAAATTCTATTCAGAGAAGATAG
- the LOC100165889 gene encoding WD repeat and HMG-box DNA-binding protein 1 isoform X2 translates to MSETKELDYPRYAHVEGHTDVCYSEDGRYLITCGQDGDIRIWDGIEDGDPIEKCVGSEAFAVHQSGDVLYVGDDHHTLQVYTFPKAELIDTLTRFTASVCCLDSSKDGKLIAAGGCDSSIQVVNKDTKSVLNFNGHKSPILSIKFDALAEFLVSSSCDGTVKIWSIEKKSVVKEWTSVIPVSNAFQHSKIKCTPAWDPIDGNLLAIPFGKEIKLFQRGLWRELYTLHDYRLSEQEITVMSWSKCGRYIAAGTNTGFILVWNVSSQVIVLYAECKERYSIRSLVWCPKNGEHTLAYCDDHGQLGLVENARSDDFNIDTTNDKENILMTDEESSDNVISLEQIKHDAEVELNKQRGVSLNNVDGLEIDDDNSNLSSKYIPPTAGFTVDLQSPFQPCSTPVHLQRRFMVFNDVGYARQTNTADENVIDVDFHDNTVHHAFRIKNVLGHTIAAMCQEALVLGCETQDNTPSKLVCVLLNSWDGKREWTVDLPDDDDICGLAVTADWIAVASVSRLLRLFTLGGGQREIISIPGPIVAIHGSRDRLVVVHHCGAPIPGEQNLRYCVYKIDSRVEAVCSGYVPLFPKSTLRWVGFSDYGSLCILDSAGTLRMLIKSYWSPLCYVDNTWNDTTNHYFVIGVSEARQDIRCILCKGSYYPSTTPHPFLNEIPWQIPLCDLNQEKGELEEKFWRSNIALSILPEEDGLQYDKELKTTFLKLFAMACKSGHDMRALELCKLIRSEQYLNLALKYTMRVGNSSLATKITTIIENEAKVDDEPKPVTYSELFNGPSTSYNKNTNYISQQSQDLFSDKYSPHDKEDNNKVVESSSILAVIKKKQESELMNESNDIDRAFNPFKKKTGGEANISIGTLSPFDQTNEPSSDNKRKSDLNDSSEDINSTNKSKKPKGVSKLSSFIFKK, encoded by the exons ATGTCTGAAACTAAAGAGTTAGATTATCCGAGGTATGCCCATGTAGAAGGGCACACAGACGTATGTTACTCAGAAGATGGACG ATATTTGATTACGTGTGGTCAGGATGGAGATATAAGAATATGGGATGGTATTGAAGATGGCGATCCTATTGAAAAATGTGTTGGTAGTGAAGCATTTGCTGTGCATCAATca ggaGATGTGTTATATGTTGGCGATGATCATCATACACTTCAAGTTTACACATTTCCAAAAGCAGAGTTAATAGATACATTAACTCGATTTACTGCTTCAGTCTGTTGTTTAGATTCATCTAAGGATGGCAAACTAATTGCTGCTGGTggatg tgaCTCATCTATTCAAGTTGTGAATAAAGATACTAAAAGTGTATTGAATTTTAATGGTCACAAAAGTCCaattttatctattaaatttgATGCATTAGCTGAGTTTTTG GTGTCATCCAGTTGTGATGGAACTGTAAAAATATggagtatagaaaaaaaatctgttgTAAAAGAATGGACTAGTGTGATACCAGTTAGCAATGCATTTCAGCATTCCAAGATTAAATGTACACCTGCATGGGATCCTATAGATGGAAACTTATTAGCTATACCTTTTGGCAAggaaataaaattgtttcaaagAGGTTTATGGAGAGAACTTTACACATTACATGACTACCGATTATCAGAACAA gaGATCACTGTTATGAGTTGGTCAAAATGTGGTAGATATATAGCTGCTGGAACAAACACTGGATTTATATTGGTGTGGAATGTATCATCTCaagtaattgtattatatgcAGAGTGTAAGGAACGGTATTCTATAAGAAGTTTAGTCTGGTGCCCTAAAAATGGTGAACACACATTAGCCTATTGTGATGATCATGGTCAATTAGGTTTGGTTGAAAATGCTAGATCAGatgattttaatatagataca ACTAATGACAAGGAAAACATATTAATGACAGATGAAGAGTCTAGTGATAATGTTATATCATTAGAGCAAATAAAACATGACGCTGAAGTTGAACTTAATAAGCAAAGAGGTGTATCTTTAAATAATGTTGATGGCTTAGAAATTGATGACGACAACAGCAATTTGTCTTCTAAATATATTCCTCCTACTGCTGGTTTCACTGTGGATCTACAAAGTCCATTTCAACCTTGTTCAACACCTGTTCATCTACAAAGACGCTTcatg gTTTTCAACGATGTTGGTTATGCGCGTCAAACCAACACTGCTGATGAAAATGTAATTGATGTAGATTTTCATGATAACACTGTCCATCATGCTTTTCGTATCAAAAATGTCTTAGGGCATACAATCGCTGCTATGTGTCAAGAAGCATTAGTCTTAGGTTGTGAAACTCAAGATAATACACctag CAAATTGGTCTGTGTACTACTGAATTCATGGGATGGTAAACGTGAATGGACTGTTGATTTACctgatgatgatgatatatGTGGATTAGCAGTTACTGCCGATTGGATTGCAGTCGCTTCAGTATCGCgtttattaagattatttacTCTTGGTGGTGGCCAAAGAGAGATAATATCTATACCCGGACCTATAGTAGCTATACATGGATCCAGAGATCGTTTAGTTGTTGTGCATCATTGTGGGGCCC ctaTACCTGGTGAACAAAATTTGCGATACTGTGTGTACAAAATTGACAGCCGTGTTGAAGCTGTTTGTTCCGGTTATGTGCCACTGTTTCCAAAATCAACTCTTAGATGGGTTGGTTTTTCTGATTATGGATCTTTGTGTATTCTAGATTCTGCTGGAACTTTACGAATGTTGATTAAATCCTATTGGAGTCCCTTATGTTATGTAGATAATAcg tgGAATGACACTACAAACCATTATTTTGTCATTGGAGTCAGTGAGGCACGTCAAGATATAAGATGCATTCTTTGTAAAGGTTCTTATTATCCTTCAACAACACCTCATCCTTTTTTGAATGAAATACCCTGGcag ATTCCATTGTGTGATCTTAATCAAGAAAAAGGTGAATTAGAAGAAAAATTTTGGAGATCCAATATAGCTTTATCGATTTTACCTGAAGAAGATGGACTTCAGTAtgataaagaattaaaaactacatttttaaaactgtttgct atgGCATGTAAGAGTGGTCATGATATGAGAGCATTAGAGCTATGTAAACTTATAAGATCTgagcaatatttaaatttagccCTCAAATATACAATGCGAGTTGGGAATAGTAGTTTAGCaacaaaaattacaacaattatagaaaatgaaGCAAAAGTAGACGATGAACCAAAACCAGTAACATATTCAGAATTATTTAATGGTCCATCCACTTCATACAA cAAGAATACAAACTATATTTCACAACAATCGCAAGATTTATTTTCTGACAAATACAGTCCACATGATAAGGAAGACAATAATAAAg TTGTAGAATCATCAAGTATTTTGGCAgttataaaaaagaaacaagAATCTGAACTGATGAATGAGTCAAATGATATAGATCGAGCTTTtaatccatttaaaaaaaaaactggtggAGAAGCTAATATTTCAATTGGTACTCTTTCACCATTTGATCAA acAAACGAGCCCTCGAGTGACAATAAAAGAAAATCTGATTTAAATGACAGTTCCGAAGATATCAATTcaacaaacaaatcaaaaaaaccCAAAGGAGTTTCAAAATTatcatcttttatttttaaaaaataa
- the LOC100165889 gene encoding WD repeat and HMG-box DNA-binding protein 1 isoform X1, giving the protein MSETKELDYPRYAHVEGHTDVCYSEDGRYLITCGQDGDIRIWDGIEDGDPIEKCVGSEAFAVHQSGDVLYVGDDHHTLQVYTFPKAELIDTLTRFTASVCCLDSSKDGKLIAAGGCDSSIQVVNKDTKSVLNFNGHKSPILSIKFDALAEFLVSSSCDGTVKIWSIEKKSVVKEWTSVIPVSNAFQHSKIKCTPAWDPIDGNLLAIPFGKEIKLFQRGLWRELYTLHDYRLSEQEITVMSWSKCGRYIAAGTNTGFILVWNVSSQVIVLYAECKERYSIRSLVWCPKNGEHTLAYCDDHGQLGLVENARSDDFNIDTTNDKENILMTDEESSDNVISLEQIKHDAEVELNKQRGVSLNNVDGLEIDDDNSNLSSKYIPPTAGFTVDLQSPFQPCSTPVHLQRRFMVFNDVGYARQTNTADENVIDVDFHDNTVHHAFRIKNVLGHTIAAMCQEALVLGCETQDNTPSKLVCVLLNSWDGKREWTVDLPDDDDICGLAVTADWIAVASVSRLLRLFTLGGGQREIISIPGPIVAIHGSRDRLVVVHHCGAPIPGEQNLRYCVYKIDSRVEAVCSGYVPLFPKSTLRWVGFSDYGSLCILDSAGTLRMLIKSYWSPLCYVDNTWNDTTNHYFVIGVSEARQDIRCILCKGSYYPSTTPHPFLNEIPWQIPLCDLNQEKGELEEKFWRSNIALSILPEEDGLQYDKELKTTFLKLFAMACKSGHDMRALELCKLIRSEQYLNLALKYTMRVGNSSLATKITTIIENEAKVDDEPKPVTYSELFNGPSTSYNKNTNYISQQSQDLFSDKYSPHDKEDNNKEVVESSSILAVIKKKQESELMNESNDIDRAFNPFKKKTGGEANISIGTLSPFDQTNEPSSDNKRKSDLNDSSEDINSTNKSKKPKGVSKLSSFIFKK; this is encoded by the exons ATGTCTGAAACTAAAGAGTTAGATTATCCGAGGTATGCCCATGTAGAAGGGCACACAGACGTATGTTACTCAGAAGATGGACG ATATTTGATTACGTGTGGTCAGGATGGAGATATAAGAATATGGGATGGTATTGAAGATGGCGATCCTATTGAAAAATGTGTTGGTAGTGAAGCATTTGCTGTGCATCAATca ggaGATGTGTTATATGTTGGCGATGATCATCATACACTTCAAGTTTACACATTTCCAAAAGCAGAGTTAATAGATACATTAACTCGATTTACTGCTTCAGTCTGTTGTTTAGATTCATCTAAGGATGGCAAACTAATTGCTGCTGGTggatg tgaCTCATCTATTCAAGTTGTGAATAAAGATACTAAAAGTGTATTGAATTTTAATGGTCACAAAAGTCCaattttatctattaaatttgATGCATTAGCTGAGTTTTTG GTGTCATCCAGTTGTGATGGAACTGTAAAAATATggagtatagaaaaaaaatctgttgTAAAAGAATGGACTAGTGTGATACCAGTTAGCAATGCATTTCAGCATTCCAAGATTAAATGTACACCTGCATGGGATCCTATAGATGGAAACTTATTAGCTATACCTTTTGGCAAggaaataaaattgtttcaaagAGGTTTATGGAGAGAACTTTACACATTACATGACTACCGATTATCAGAACAA gaGATCACTGTTATGAGTTGGTCAAAATGTGGTAGATATATAGCTGCTGGAACAAACACTGGATTTATATTGGTGTGGAATGTATCATCTCaagtaattgtattatatgcAGAGTGTAAGGAACGGTATTCTATAAGAAGTTTAGTCTGGTGCCCTAAAAATGGTGAACACACATTAGCCTATTGTGATGATCATGGTCAATTAGGTTTGGTTGAAAATGCTAGATCAGatgattttaatatagataca ACTAATGACAAGGAAAACATATTAATGACAGATGAAGAGTCTAGTGATAATGTTATATCATTAGAGCAAATAAAACATGACGCTGAAGTTGAACTTAATAAGCAAAGAGGTGTATCTTTAAATAATGTTGATGGCTTAGAAATTGATGACGACAACAGCAATTTGTCTTCTAAATATATTCCTCCTACTGCTGGTTTCACTGTGGATCTACAAAGTCCATTTCAACCTTGTTCAACACCTGTTCATCTACAAAGACGCTTcatg gTTTTCAACGATGTTGGTTATGCGCGTCAAACCAACACTGCTGATGAAAATGTAATTGATGTAGATTTTCATGATAACACTGTCCATCATGCTTTTCGTATCAAAAATGTCTTAGGGCATACAATCGCTGCTATGTGTCAAGAAGCATTAGTCTTAGGTTGTGAAACTCAAGATAATACACctag CAAATTGGTCTGTGTACTACTGAATTCATGGGATGGTAAACGTGAATGGACTGTTGATTTACctgatgatgatgatatatGTGGATTAGCAGTTACTGCCGATTGGATTGCAGTCGCTTCAGTATCGCgtttattaagattatttacTCTTGGTGGTGGCCAAAGAGAGATAATATCTATACCCGGACCTATAGTAGCTATACATGGATCCAGAGATCGTTTAGTTGTTGTGCATCATTGTGGGGCCC ctaTACCTGGTGAACAAAATTTGCGATACTGTGTGTACAAAATTGACAGCCGTGTTGAAGCTGTTTGTTCCGGTTATGTGCCACTGTTTCCAAAATCAACTCTTAGATGGGTTGGTTTTTCTGATTATGGATCTTTGTGTATTCTAGATTCTGCTGGAACTTTACGAATGTTGATTAAATCCTATTGGAGTCCCTTATGTTATGTAGATAATAcg tgGAATGACACTACAAACCATTATTTTGTCATTGGAGTCAGTGAGGCACGTCAAGATATAAGATGCATTCTTTGTAAAGGTTCTTATTATCCTTCAACAACACCTCATCCTTTTTTGAATGAAATACCCTGGcag ATTCCATTGTGTGATCTTAATCAAGAAAAAGGTGAATTAGAAGAAAAATTTTGGAGATCCAATATAGCTTTATCGATTTTACCTGAAGAAGATGGACTTCAGTAtgataaagaattaaaaactacatttttaaaactgtttgct atgGCATGTAAGAGTGGTCATGATATGAGAGCATTAGAGCTATGTAAACTTATAAGATCTgagcaatatttaaatttagccCTCAAATATACAATGCGAGTTGGGAATAGTAGTTTAGCaacaaaaattacaacaattatagaaaatgaaGCAAAAGTAGACGATGAACCAAAACCAGTAACATATTCAGAATTATTTAATGGTCCATCCACTTCATACAA cAAGAATACAAACTATATTTCACAACAATCGCAAGATTTATTTTCTGACAAATACAGTCCACATGATAAGGAAGACAATAATAAAg AAGTTGTAGAATCATCAAGTATTTTGGCAgttataaaaaagaaacaagAATCTGAACTGATGAATGAGTCAAATGATATAGATCGAGCTTTtaatccatttaaaaaaaaaactggtggAGAAGCTAATATTTCAATTGGTACTCTTTCACCATTTGATCAA acAAACGAGCCCTCGAGTGACAATAAAAGAAAATCTGATTTAAATGACAGTTCCGAAGATATCAATTcaacaaacaaatcaaaaaaaccCAAAGGAGTTTCAAAATTatcatcttttatttttaaaaaataa